In Streptomyces durocortorensis, a genomic segment contains:
- a CDS encoding branched-chain amino acid ABC transporter permease, giving the protein MTTFVELLLGGLSIGSVYALIALGFVVIFKATEVVNFAHASLLLAGGYVTAVLHDDIGFWLALLVGIAGAATVGAAIEFFVMRRYRGSDHSVLAIVTIGVDILLITELTRRMGTDVLALGDPWGNEVVTVGGITLAQTRIAAFLAAGLLITVFLLAFRYTSWGVSMRAAAENPQTAALMGIKLGRVSLAAWAVAGALAAVAALFLTVFPTPGLERSTSLAALKAFPAAILGGLDSTTGALAGGLIVGVTESLATGYQSDLSFLGRGIGDLAPYLVMVAVLLIRPAGLLGTKELARV; this is encoded by the coding sequence ATGACCACGTTCGTCGAACTCCTCCTCGGCGGCCTGTCGATCGGCTCGGTCTACGCCCTGATCGCGCTCGGTTTCGTCGTCATCTTCAAGGCCACCGAGGTCGTCAACTTCGCCCACGCGTCCCTCCTGTTGGCGGGCGGGTACGTCACCGCCGTGCTCCACGACGACATCGGGTTCTGGCTTGCGCTGCTCGTCGGGATCGCCGGGGCCGCGACCGTCGGGGCGGCCATCGAGTTCTTCGTGATGCGCCGCTACCGGGGCAGCGACCACAGCGTCCTGGCCATCGTCACCATCGGCGTCGACATCCTCCTCATCACCGAACTCACCCGCCGCATGGGCACGGACGTCCTCGCCCTCGGTGATCCCTGGGGCAACGAGGTCGTCACCGTCGGCGGCATCACCCTCGCCCAGACCCGGATCGCCGCGTTCCTCGCCGCCGGGCTGCTGATCACGGTCTTCCTGCTCGCCTTCCGCTACACCTCGTGGGGCGTGTCGATGCGCGCCGCCGCCGAGAACCCGCAGACCGCGGCGCTCATGGGCATCAAGCTCGGCCGGGTCTCGCTCGCCGCCTGGGCGGTCGCCGGAGCCCTCGCGGCCGTCGCCGCCCTCTTCCTCACCGTGTTCCCGACCCCCGGCCTCGAACGCTCCACCTCGCTCGCCGCGCTCAAGGCGTTCCCCGCCGCGATCCTCGGCGGACTCGACTCCACGACCGGGGCGCTCGCCGGCGGACTCATCGTCGGCGTCACGGAGTCGCTCGCCACCGGCTACCAGAGCGACCTCTCCTTCCTCGGCCGGGGCATCGGCGATCTCGCCCCCTACCTGGTGATGGTCGCCGTCCTGCTCATCCGGCCCGCGGGACTCCTCGGCACGAAGGAGCTCGCCCGTGTCTGA
- a CDS encoding branched-chain amino acid ABC transporter permease, whose protein sequence is MSDTAASGTTAEAAPEATTAPAPAPGPAQTLTDRLRRPRTYAVLLGSVLLLVLPFYLDRFWLQAGLFAMAAAIGAIGLNMLTGATGQLSMGHAFFLAVGAYGYCVLAGESSTENGHTLTGLGLPTWLAAILAVLLAGAVGGLFSPIAGRLRGAYLGIATLALIFIGQHVLFNAGSLTGGYNGRAVPPLSLFGLTFDDSELVVAAVPFGASEKLWYVGLVALLLSALFARGVLRGRPGRAMNAIRDHRIAAGVMGVPVARYRAGVFVLSSMYAGLAGVLLALVFQRTVPEYFGMILSLEYLAMIVIGGLGSVGGAVIGAAFVTLLPQVLTHYSDSLPLVSAPGTGGLAPGEASRYLYGAAVVAVVLFLPGGLARLGLARARKPAAPKNPAAPKNPGEKK, encoded by the coding sequence GTGTCTGACACCGCCGCCTCCGGCACCACCGCCGAAGCCGCCCCCGAGGCGACCACCGCACCCGCCCCCGCACCCGGTCCCGCGCAGACCCTCACCGACCGGCTGCGCCGACCCCGTACGTACGCCGTCCTCCTCGGCTCCGTCCTGCTCCTCGTCCTCCCGTTCTACCTGGACCGCTTCTGGCTCCAGGCCGGACTGTTCGCGATGGCGGCGGCGATCGGCGCCATCGGGCTCAACATGCTCACCGGGGCCACCGGACAGCTCTCCATGGGCCACGCGTTCTTCCTCGCGGTCGGCGCGTACGGCTACTGCGTCCTGGCGGGGGAGAGCAGCACCGAGAACGGGCACACCCTGACCGGCCTCGGACTGCCCACCTGGCTGGCCGCGATCCTCGCCGTACTGCTCGCGGGCGCCGTCGGCGGGCTGTTCAGCCCGATCGCCGGTCGGCTGCGCGGCGCGTACCTCGGTATCGCCACCCTCGCGCTGATCTTCATCGGCCAGCACGTCCTGTTCAACGCGGGCTCCCTGACCGGTGGTTACAACGGGCGGGCCGTACCGCCGCTCTCCCTCTTCGGGCTCACCTTCGACGACAGCGAACTCGTCGTCGCCGCCGTACCGTTCGGGGCTTCCGAGAAGCTCTGGTACGTGGGCCTGGTCGCGCTGCTGCTCAGTGCGCTGTTCGCCCGCGGCGTGCTGCGCGGCCGGCCGGGCCGGGCGATGAACGCCATCCGCGACCACCGGATCGCGGCCGGGGTGATGGGCGTGCCCGTGGCGCGCTACCGGGCCGGGGTCTTCGTCCTGTCCTCGATGTACGCAGGCCTCGCGGGCGTCCTGCTCGCCCTGGTCTTCCAGCGGACCGTTCCCGAGTACTTCGGCATGATCCTGTCCCTCGAATACCTCGCCATGATCGTCATCGGCGGGCTCGGCAGCGTCGGGGGAGCGGTGATCGGCGCCGCCTTCGTCACCCTGCTCCCGCAGGTCCTCACGCACTACAGCGACTCCCTCCCGCTGGTCTCCGCCCCCGGCACGGGCGGGCTGGCACCCGGTGAGGCATCCCGCTACCTGTACGGCGCCGCGGTGGTCGCGGTGGTCCTGTTCCTGCCCGGCGGCCTCGCCCGCCTCGGCCTCGCCCGCGCGAGGAAACCAGCGGCTCCGAAGAATCCAGCGGCTCCGAAGAATCCAGGGGAGAAGAAATGA
- a CDS encoding ABC transporter substrate-binding protein, with product MKRRALTAVVAALTVTLVGCSGKATEGKGDEQDKAGVKTGPGVSSSAISLGVLTDMTGVYASLGKSVTQAQQLWVKQTNAKGGICDRKVELTVRDHGYDPQKAIAAYTELEPKVVGFAQFIGSPFVAAVEQRIDGQDKGLVLPQAWSANLLGSPYIRVIGATYDIETINLIDHLLSEKRIAKGDRIGHVYFEGDYGENALVGSEHAAKEAGLTVVEQKIKPTDNDMTAQVAALKQAGVKAVIVSAGPRQAASLVGVAAATGFNVPVVGNNSAFAPQLLKTQAGPALLKDYYVAASTLPIGDPGDGPAKLAKEYAARYPKDVLDNGVVAGYTAASIYGEALMKACEDKDLTREGIGRALLTIKGYGSEFGVSHDFSDPKAPSTRQSVIMKPDASVPGGLKVVRPAAAAPAAESFTMKP from the coding sequence ATGAAACGCAGAGCGCTCACAGCCGTCGTCGCGGCTCTCACCGTCACCCTCGTCGGGTGCAGCGGCAAGGCGACCGAAGGAAAGGGCGACGAGCAGGACAAGGCCGGGGTCAAGACCGGCCCCGGCGTCTCCTCCTCGGCGATATCCCTCGGCGTGCTGACCGACATGACGGGCGTGTACGCCTCGCTCGGCAAAAGCGTCACCCAGGCGCAGCAGCTGTGGGTGAAGCAGACGAACGCCAAGGGCGGTATCTGCGACCGCAAGGTCGAGCTGACGGTCCGCGACCACGGCTACGACCCGCAGAAGGCGATCGCCGCGTACACCGAGCTGGAGCCGAAGGTAGTGGGCTTCGCCCAGTTCATCGGCTCCCCGTTCGTTGCCGCCGTCGAGCAGCGCATCGACGGCCAGGACAAGGGCCTGGTCCTGCCCCAGGCCTGGTCGGCGAACCTGCTGGGCTCCCCGTACATCCGGGTCATCGGCGCCACCTACGACATCGAGACGATCAACCTGATCGACCATCTGCTCTCCGAGAAGCGCATCGCCAAGGGCGACAGGATCGGTCATGTGTACTTCGAGGGCGACTACGGCGAGAACGCGCTCGTCGGCTCGGAGCACGCGGCGAAGGAGGCCGGTCTCACCGTCGTCGAGCAGAAGATCAAGCCGACCGACAACGACATGACGGCGCAGGTCGCCGCCCTCAAGCAGGCCGGGGTCAAGGCCGTGATCGTCAGCGCGGGCCCGCGCCAGGCGGCCTCGCTCGTCGGCGTCGCGGCGGCCACCGGCTTCAACGTCCCCGTCGTGGGCAACAACTCCGCTTTCGCGCCCCAGCTGTTGAAGACCCAGGCGGGCCCCGCCCTGCTCAAGGACTACTACGTCGCCGCCTCCACGCTGCCCATCGGCGACCCGGGCGACGGCCCGGCCAAGCTCGCGAAGGAGTACGCGGCCCGGTACCCGAAGGACGTGCTCGACAACGGCGTCGTCGCGGGCTACACAGCGGCCTCCATCTACGGCGAAGCCCTGATGAAGGCGTGCGAGGACAAGGACCTCACCCGGGAGGGAATCGGCAGGGCACTCCTCACGATCAAGGGGTACGGGAGCGAGTTCGGCGTCTCGCACGACTTCTCGGACCCTAAGGCGCCGTCCACCCGGCAGAGCGTCATCATGAAGCCGGACGCCTCGGTGCCCGGCGGGCTGAAGGTGGTCCGGCCCGCGGCGGCGGCCCCGGCGGCCGAGTCCTTCACGATGAAGCCCTGA